From one Mytilus edulis chromosome 1, xbMytEdul2.2, whole genome shotgun sequence genomic stretch:
- the LOC139485893 gene encoding collagen alpha-5(VI) chain-like, with translation MHNMMVTFLGCCFIISIHCDRSLHSDRIRVKRSSDALCTKRPEGCFCQGQDNGCKSCNGGGCCMCDEYCLTANDCCSDFRTYCIKSCTEINCQNGGLCQEHNNRFSNCDCLQKYSGTFCEIDLCQPFPSDVVFVLDNSYSIQKQYLDEGKRYISSLSPNKTIDSNVFEIAIISFSDHAIVEHDFGSISSHADFAQKISGIKLKNRTSEIVQGLNKAREVLFKRLHLQRKKFVVILTDGLISTPNQLSLSYSSAIPVYALAVGEDVSHFYLEKMTSSMDKVFTTNSDRLWSHILAETFNGICNYCSKSSETDVILAVDTSISMHGHDLLTTIPDIMNKILVKMGDASNDTQLSLITFDQIVNTEFDFMKVSPENKSLLQRRLSSFTQSNYNVAANISNLLTTVHMAFNQNTNGARHVAKKVLLIISRFTADVDDKISSVSNDMKTKGVEIFTIGLDNNDKSFRTMLSIAPNALHIGTNGELNVDSVNTFIDFFGYQLMDLKCTF, from the exons ATGCATAATATGATGGTTACTTTCTTGGGGTGTTGTTTTATAATATCAATACACTGTGATAGAAGCTTGCATTCTGATAGGATAAGAGTAAAACGTTCCAGTGATGCATTATGCACTAAAAGACCGGAAGGATGTTTTTGTCAGGGCCAGGATAATGGTTGTAAATCTTGTAATGGCGGTGGCTGTTGTATGTGTGACGAGTACTGTTTGACAGCAAACGACTGTTGTTCAGATTTTAGAACGTATTGTATTAAAA GTTGTACCGAAATTAATTGTCAGAACGGTGGATTATGTCAGGAGCATAACAACAgattttcaaattgtgactgtttacaaaagtattctGGAACGTTTTGCGAGATTG ATTTATGTCAGCCTTTCCCGAGTGACGTAGTTTTTGTATTAGACAATTCCTATAGTATTCAGAAACAATACTTAGACGAAGGAAAACGATATATTTCTTCATTATCTCCAAATAAGACAATAGATAGTAATGTGTTTGAAATTGCAATTATATCATTTTCTGACCATGCGATCGTAGAGCATGATTTTGGTTCTATTTCAAGCCATGCAGATTTTGCACAAAAAATCTCCGGTATTAAATTGAAGAATAGAACTTCGGAGATAGTCCAAGGTTTGAACAAAGCCCGGGAAGTTTTATTCAAAAGGTTACATCTTCAGAGAAAGAAGTTCGTCGTTATTCTTACCGATGGATTGATATCTACGCCAAATCAGCTATCTTTAAGCTATTCGAGTGCCATCCCTGTATATGCTCTCGCTGTTGGAGAAGATGTCTCTCATTTCTATTTGGAAAAGATGACTTCGAGCATGGATAAAGTGTTCACTACTAACTCAGACAGGTTATGGAGTCATATATTGGCGGAAACATTTAATGGCATTTGCAACT aTTGTTCAAAGTCATCAGAAACAGACGTTATCTTAGCAGTGGATACTTCAATAAGTATGCATGGACACGACCTCCTGACAACTATTCCCGATATTATGAACAAGATACTTGTTAAGATGGGTGACGCGTCAAACGACACTCAACTTTCACTCATAACATTTGACCAGATAGTGAACACAGAATTCGATTTTATGAAGGTATCGCCAGAAAATAAAAGTTTGTTGCAACGTAGGCTTTCAAGTTTTACTCAAAGTAACTATAACGTTGCCGCTAACATTTCCAATTTACTAACAACAGTTCACATGGCCTTTAATCAAAATACAAATGGAGCCAGACATGTTGCTAAGAAAGTGCTTCTGATAATATCACGATTTACTGCTGATGTTGATGATAAAATTTCTTCTGTCTCAAATGATATGAAAACAAAAGGTGTTGAGATATTCACAATTGGATTGGACAATAACGACAAATCGTTCAGAACAATGCTATCTATTGCACCTAATGCATTACATATTGGTACTAATGGTGAACTTAACGTGGATAGTGTAAACACTTTTATTGACTTCTTTGGTTACCAACTTATGGATTTGAAATGCActttctaa
- the LOC139485884 gene encoding uncharacterized protein: MSSFTPSCDICDNLYMTKPAIAWCSECDEFICDDCERKHGIQKATRHHNTTSIDDYQKLPSSVSNISQECNDHHKKLNFYCATHNEPCCVSCISAEHTNCRELKELSEIVKGVKYSSEFVDLKERVKYVSQLFEKLIRSKMDHRVNLKNMKQAIDCEIDRVRKAINDNLDKLQNQFSALVADEELQQRDKIDSFIGELVAMKYSADEISNDLQKTEKHASEFQTFLHIKYWSKEIEKLETYLKTTHRGQTVGSVRMYMELCPILKDIEHNVTEFGKVKVKIKKTSEIVLQKEKQGQTLVPVQGVTNINLTKIRSFKLSMDERESISGCDMLEDERILVSVCSKFPRLVVISPHYSHMKIIPLSGYPADIVIINNHTAAVTLYQKKEIVIVDIDSSKIINTILIKDRCYGITCTAEKLVIGLEPQIIQTMDRYGNILSKITTTSTKTYCTICKNKLYYVGLNDNAVYSCNLNGDVLWKVNCNELVRPNGLTNDSIGNIFVTCEKNNKVIMIESSGNKYRVVLTDQDELHKPGAIHYDIKSDVLMVCNKTDLLFLYKVTHNMNL; the protein is encoded by the coding sequence ATGTCGTCATTTACACCATCATGCGATATTTGTGATAACTTGTATATGACAAAACCTGCTATTGCTTGGTGTTCTGAATGTGACGAGTTCATTTGTGATGACTGCGAAAGAAAACACGGAATACAAAAAGCTACCAGACATCACAACACAACATCAATTGACGATTACCAGAAATTACCGAGTTCTGTCTCAAATATCAGTCAGGAATGCAATGATCACCATAAAAAACTGAATTTCTATTGCGCAACTCACAATGAACCATGCTGTGTGAGTTGTATTTCTGCGGAACATACAAACTGTCGTGAACTGAAAGAATTATCTGAGATAGTCAAGGGAGTTAAATATTCTTCTGAATTTGTAGATCTGAAGGAAAGGGTCAAATATGTCAGTCAACTTTTCGAGAAGCTTATAAGGTCCAAAATGGACCACCgagtaaatttaaaaaacatgaaaCAGGCAATTGATTGTGAAATTGACCGAGTACGGAAGGCAATAAATGATAATTTAGATAAACTGCAGAACCAATTTTCAGCACTGGTGGCCGACGAAGAACTACAACAAAGAGATAAAATAGACAGTTTTATTGGAGAATTGGTAGCAATGAAATATTCGGCAGATGAAATATCAAATGATTTGCAGAAAACGGAAAAGCATGCATCAGAGTTTCAAACTTTCCTTCATATTAAATACTGGtctaaagaaattgaaaaattagAAACTTATCTAAAAACCACACACAGAGGCCAAACAGTAGGCAGCGTAAGAATGTATATGGAACTTTGTCCGATACTTAAAGATATAGAGCACAATGTTACTGAATTCGGTAAAGTGAAggttaaaattaaaaagacatcAGAAATTGTATTACAGAAAGAGAAGCAAGGTCAAACATTGGTTCCTGTTCAAGGAGTTACTAATATCAATCTTACAAAAATTAGGTCATTTAAGTTGTCTATGGATGAACGAGAGAGTATTTCAGGGTGTGATATGCTAGAAGATGAGAGGATTTTGGTGTCTGTATGCTCTAAATTTCCAAGACTTGTAGTTATAAGTCCACATTATTCTCATATGAAAATAATTCCACTCTCTGGCTATCCAGCCGATATTGTAATAATAAATAATCATACCGCTGCTGTAACTCTGTACCAAAAGAAGGAAATCGTTATAGTCGATATTGACTCATCTAAAATTATCAACACTATTCTTATAAAAGACCGCTGCTATGGGATAACATGTACAGCTGAAAAACTAGTAATCGGTCTTGAGCCGCAAATCATCCAGACAATGGATCGATATGGAAATATATTATCCAAAATAACAACAACCAGCACAAAGACTTATTGTacaatttgtaaaaacaaattgtattaCGTGGGTTTAAATGATAATGCTGTGTATTCGTGTAATTTGAATGGTGACGTTTTATGGAAAGTTAACTGCAACGAATTAGTTAGACCAAATGGTTTAACAAATGATTCTATTGGGAATATCTTTGTCACTTGcgaaaaaaataacaaagtcATTATGATTGAAAGTAGTGGAAACAAGTATAGGGTTGTACTAACCGATCAAGATGAATTGCATAAACCAGGAGCTATTCATTATGATATTAAATCGGATGTACTTATGGTGTGTAATAAAACAGATTTATTATTCTTATATAAAGTAACACATAATATGAACTTGTGA